From the genome of Denticeps clupeoides chromosome 4, fDenClu1.1, whole genome shotgun sequence, one region includes:
- the LOC114788890 gene encoding protein FAM43A-like produces MDEPVKLHKCEFIGGGEGSRALTPSAGSPTDGVLHRLGNMFRSRKKKLAISRDSPTYTVLYLGNSTTIQSRGEGCTDVAVSKIWTKSDSGHSGTKMKLTISPQGIRMVHADEKAQKPGHLYLLHRVTYCVADSRLPKIFAWIYRHELKHKAVMLRCHAVLVSKPDKAKAMALTLYQTSAAALAEFQRLKRRDDARHQQQLLVGEHGVPLVPMRKLLNGQCPYKPPVERSRSAPKLGSITEDSVGEEQEQGDRDEFLDGDCFEGGKDELCMIIDDLGELCIGNDVHALKGDLQVTRLLSGESTGSESSIDSNQEFGSETDSDDQNSESSVD; encoded by the coding sequence ATGGATGAACCGGTGAAGCTGCATAAATGCGAGTTTATCGGCGGAGGTGAAGGCTCCCGCGCGCTGACTCCTTCGGCCGGTTCGCCCACCGACGGCGTCCTGCACCGCCTCGGAAACATGTTCCGGTCCAGGAAGAAGAAGCTGGCCATCTCCAGAGACAGCCCCACCTACACGGTCCTCTACCTGGGCAACTCGACCACCATCCAGTCCAGAGGGGAGGGCTGCACCGACGTGGCCGTAAGCAAAATCTGGACTAAAAGCGACTCGGGACACAGCGGCACGAAGATGAAGCTCACGATCAGCCCGCAGGGCATACGCATGGTGCACGCCGACGAGAAGGCGCAGAAGCCCGGCCACCTGTACCTCCTGCACCGGGTCACCTACTGCGTCGCCGACTCGCGGCTGCCCAAAATCTTCGCCTGGATCTACAGGCACGAGCTGAAGCACAAGGCCGTGATGCTCCGCTGCCACGCGGTGCTGGTGTCCAAGCCGGACAAAGCCAAAGCCATGGCGCTCACGCTGTACCAGACCTCGGCCGCGGCTCTGGCCGAGTTCCAGCGCCTGAAGCGGAGAGACGACGCCCggcaccagcagcagctgctggtaGGGGAGCACGGCGTCCCCCTGGTGCCCATGAGGAAGCTTTTGAACGGACAGTGTCCCTACAAACCGCCCGTGGAGCGCAGCCGGAGCGCGCCCAAACTCGGCTCCATCACCGAGGACTCGGTGGGCgaggagcaggagcaggggGACCGCGACGAGTTCCTGGACGGGGACTGTTTCGAGGGAGGCAAGGACGAGCTCTGCATGATCATCGACGACCTCGGGGAGCTGTGCATCGGCAACGACGTGCACGCGCTGAAGGGTGACCTGCAGGTGACCCGGCTGCTGTCTGGAGAGAGCACGGGCAGCGAGTCGTCCATCGACAGCAACCAGGAGTTCGGCTCCGAGACTGATTCCGATGATCAAAATTCCGAGAGCTCTGTCGACTGA
- the mul3 gene encoding mitochondrial ubiquitin ligase activator of nfkb 1-A: MSDALLTPLVLFAGSSLAFSCVFYHLYEEKKKETRKLKEIPKFQPDHHLLKVLKSSPHKRLQYVAVEGIVQADGESLASQFVPRCFAVVQKVTVQEHWKLWNSVTNAWSRNVRNRKETNNSVPFSLVSPGTYLYDSSVKVQSPLAASGDYLEEVHRHMKFAKEDLVDVVVQGLSGEKPVAQEEREEILKVGATITGFGEVVLEYGDVMRLQPPKDGRLYVLMSGDHKSFIERHERTAGWFKALTALLGITGTSVLAGVAFSAYNQHGGRKD; encoded by the exons ATGAGCGACGCCCTCCTGACGCCGCTGGTGTTGTTCGCGGGGTCCAGCTTAGCCTTCTCGTGCGTCTTCTACCATTTAtatgaggagaagaagaaggaaacgAGGAAACTGAAG GAGATACCAAAATTTCAGCCAGACCACCACTTGCTTAAAGTCCTGAAGTCATCTCCTCATAAACGACTGCAGTATGTCGCAGTTGAAG GCATTGTGCAGGCAGACGGGGAGTCATTGGCCAGTCAGTTTGTACCAAGGTGCTTTGCTGTTGTGCAGAAGGTCACCGTGCAAGAACACTGGAAATTGTGGAACTCGGTGACAAATGCCTG GAGCAGGAATGTGAGGAACAGGAAGGAGACGAACAACTCCGTTCCTTTCAGTTTGGTTTCTCCTGGCACCTACCTCTACGACTCGTCCGTTAAGGTGCAGTCTCCGCTGGCGGCGTCTGGAGATTACCTGGAGGAGGTGCACCGCCACATGAAGTTCGCCAAAGAAGACCTGGTGGATGTGGTGGTGCAGGGTTTGAGTGGAGAGAAACCAGTGGCCCAGGAAGAGCGAGAGGAGATTCTCAAAGTGGGAGCCACCATTACTGGGTTTGGCGAGGTGGTCCTGGAATACGGTGATGTCATGAGACTCCAGCCACCCAAAGACGGCCGTTTGTATGTCCTCATGTCTGGAGACCACAAGAGTTTCATAGAGAGACACGAGCGGACCGCAGGATGGTTTAAAGCTTTGACTGCTCTGTTGGGGATCACAGGAACCTCGGTGTTAGCTGGAGTGGCCTTCAGTGCCTACAACCAACATGGAGGCAGAAAAGACTAA
- the eif2b5 gene encoding translation initiation factor eIF2B subunit epsilon, whose protein sequence is MNMAAKTAKQGRPGARRAAVDQDEEEQPLQAVLVADSFNRRFFPVTKDQPRALLPLANVAMIDYTLEFLTSTGVQETFVFCCWMSDKIKDHLAKSKWCRSNSSNTVHFITSDTYRSLGDVLRDVDAKALLRSDFILVYGDVVSSIDVTQALQEHRLRRKLEKNISVMTMIFKESSPGHRARCEEDNIVVAVDSKSKRILHYQKTQGLKKLQFPMNIFHSTSDEFEIRHDLLDCHISICSPQVAELFTDNFDYQTRNDFVRGILVNEEILGNQIHLHVAKDGYGARVSNLFMYDAVSSDMIRRWIYPITPESNFVDEEGKSCTHSRHNVYRGTGVSLGHGSQMEENVLIGQDTSIGAKGHISNSVIGANCIIGDNVILDRAYIWNNVHIADNVAIRQSVVCDGVEVKTGVILKEQCVLAFNAVVGPDVTLPEGTVVSLHHPDEEEEEQDEFLSDHAEAGHNKATKKDKANNSKELGTEGQGYIWKSSSLDHTKEDELAQSLWGLVLNPDPESDSESEASEGSDQPGSRTISPELDDIKVFQTEVQGTLQRGLEENIGCDNLVLEINSLKYAYNITLKEVMQILTRVVLEYPFFQEGADLSTSQYNTLLLPLLKGWAPVFKNYVKRAQDHLNCLASIEEFFLEHEAHWGALVKVLMSAYNLDILEEDGIMRWFSQEGTTDKSKLLRKNQGLLKFIQWLEEAEEYSEGD, encoded by the exons ATGAACATGGCAGCGAAAACGGCCAAGCAGGGTCGCCCCGGAGCTCGGAGAGCGGCTGTCGATCAGGACGAAGAGGAGCAGCCGCTCCAGGCCGTCCTGGTGGCGGACAGCTTCAACCGCAGGTTCTTCCCCGTCACTAAAGACCAGCCCCGC gCTCTGCTGCCTTTGGCCAATGTAGCCATGATCGACTACACACTTGAATTCCTTACGTCCACCGGAGTTCAAGAaacttttgttttctgttgctGGATGTCAGACAAAATCAAGGACCACTTGGC gAAGTCAAAATGGTGTCGCTCCAATTCTTCCAACACCGTTCATTTCATCACCTCAGACACGTACCGTTCCCTTGGCGATGTACTGCGGGACGTGGATGCGAAGGCCTTGCTCCGCTCGGATTTCATTCTTGTTTATGGGGATGTGGTCTCCAGCATTGATGTTACCCAGGCGTTACAGGAGCACCG ACTCCGGCGAAAACTGGAGAAGAACATCTCTGTGATGACTATGATCTTCAAAGAGTCTTCGCCGGGTCACCGGGCACGCTGTGAGGAGGACAACATTGTAGTCGCCGTGGACAGCAAGAGCAAGCGCATTTTACActatcagaagacccagggccTGAAAAAGCTCCAGTTTCCCATG aACATTTTCCACAGTACAAGTGATGAGTTTGAAATTCGACACGATCTTCTTGACTGTCACATTAGCATCTGCTCCCCgcaa GTGGCAGAACTATTCACAGATAACTTTGACTATCAGACTCGAAATGATTTTGTACGTGGGATTTTGGTCAATGAAGAG ATTTTAGGAAACCAGATCCATCTGCATGTTGCAAAAGATGGTTATGGTGCCCGTGTGTCCAACCTGTTCATGTATGATGCTGTCTCTTCGGACATGATTCGTCGTTGGATATACCCGATCACCCCCGAGTCCAACTTTGTGGATGAGGAGGGCAAGAGCTGCACCCACTCCAGGCACAATGTGTACCGTGGCACCGGCGTCAGTCTGGGTCACGGCAGTCAAATGGAAGAGAATGTTCTCATTGGTCAAGACACCAGCATTGGCGCCAAGGGACACATTTCTAACAGTGTCATTGGTGCCAACTGTATCATTG GGGACAATGTGATCCTGGATAGAGCCTACATATGGAATAATGTCCACATTGCTGATAATGTGGCGATCCGACAGTCTGTTGTCTGTGATGGTGTGGAAGTGAAAACAGGGGTCATTCTGAAGGAGCAGTGTGTCCTGGCATTTAAT GCTGTTGTTGGACCAGATGTCACTCTTCCAGAAGGCACAGTGGTGTCATTGCACCAtccagatgaggaggaggaagaacaaGATGAGTTCTTAAGTGATCATGCTGAGGCTGGCCACAATAAAgccacaaaaaaagacaaag CAAACAACTCAAAGGAACTGGGTACAGAGGGCCAAGGTTATATATGGAAGAGTAGCAGTTTGGATCACACCAAAGAAGATGAACTGGCCCAGTCCTTGTGGG GGCTGGTGTTGAACCCTGACCCAGAgagtgacagtgaaagtgaggccagtgaaggttctGATCAACCAGGAAGCCGTACCATTTCTCCAGAGCTGGATGATATTAAGG tgttcCAGACAGAGGTTCAGGGGACCTTGCAGAGAGGTTTGGAGGAGAACATTGGCTGTGACAATTTAGTACTGGAGATCAACTCATTGAA GTATGCCTATAATATTACTCTCAAGGAGGTCATGCAGATCTTGACCAGAGTTGTGTTAGAATACCCCTTCTTCCAAGAGGGAGCGGATCTCAGCACATCCCAGTACAACACTTTGCTCCTGCCT CTCTTGAAGGGGTGGGCTCCTGTCTTTAAGAACTATGTAAAAAGGGCTCAAGACCACCTGAACTGCCTGGCCTCCATTGAAGAGTTCTTCTTGGAGCATGAAGCTCACTGGGGAGCTCTGGTAAAA GTTCTGATGAGTGCATACAACTTGGATATTTTGGAGGAAGATGGTATCATGCGCTGGTTCTCTCAAGAAGGAACTACAGACAAGAGCAAATTATTACGCAAGAACCAAGGG CTGCTGAAGTTCATCCAGTGGCTGGAAGAAGCAGAAGAGTATTCAGAAGGAGATTAG